A single Candidatus Tectomicrobia bacterium DNA region contains:
- a CDS encoding Rrf2 family transcriptional regulator, with protein MPRWRQPMFTLSKRTDYGLMALAYLAEQGEGEATNAKAIAAAYCIPAELLAKTMQILARSGIVESRNGPKGGYVLSRRPDSITVAEVIRAIEGPIAMAICQAGETSDCEQFRHCPIVRPMERIQQKVTHLLEGMTLLDMIGTSVGEPR; from the coding sequence ATGCCCAGATGGAGGCAGCCCATGTTCACCCTCTCCAAGCGGACCGACTACGGCCTGATGGCGCTGGCGTATCTGGCCGAGCAGGGGGAGGGGGAAGCCACCAACGCCAAGGCGATCGCGGCGGCCTACTGCATCCCGGCCGAGCTTCTGGCGAAAACGATGCAGATCCTGGCCCGGAGCGGCATCGTGGAGTCGCGGAACGGCCCCAAGGGAGGCTACGTGCTCTCGCGCCGGCCCGACTCGATCACGGTGGCCGAGGTTATCCGCGCGATCGAGGGCCCCATCGCCATGGCCATCTGCCAGGCGGGCGAAACCTCGGACTGCGAGCAGTTCCGCCACTGCCCCATCGTGCGGCCGATGGAGCGCATCCAGCAGAAGGTCACGCACCTGCTTGAGGGAATGACCCTACTCGATATGATCGGCACTTCCGTGGGAGAGCCTCGATGA